tgatttctctctctctctctgcgtCCAAATTTTTTTCTTAGACTTGTAAACTCAACGTTTTGAACCTCCGACTTCTTCATTTTAGTCTTCATTACCAAACCGAATTGAACTATTTTATTATCGAACCAAACCGAACCAATTCAACATAAAACGGTTTCATGCGGTTTGGTTCAAACTGAATTTCAAAATAGATAacctattaattaaattaaattaacatATCACTTATTACATGTACTAACTCGAACAAAAAATGAagtattatatttatatgtattacaAAAGAATAAGCTAATGACCTACATCTTCATGAACCATGGATGGATGAACACGACCGAACGGTGATGTGGGTTGACTTAGCGAATATTTTGTTTAGGCTTTAAGGCAGTGGCGGATCCACAACCCACCGAGGGTGGTTTGTGGACCGCACAGCTTTTCGAGAAAATCCTTTATATATGCTCCGACATGTACGAAAATAATTACGGGTatagaataaataaattatttggacAACACAGAGTTAAAAGGTGAGGTAGCGAAGTGGTTTAGTGCGTGAACGATTTCTTCAAAGTTGCGGGTTTGAAACTTGTTGAGTGCAGTGACTTTTTTTTTACACTTACACATTGGGTGGGCCTAATTAGACCTTTAGTTAAATAAAAAATATTCAAAAATAGGAAACGTGTGTGTTAGCTGATTTTTTTTAGCTAAACACTGGATGGGCCAAAATAATTAATTAGACTTTTAATTAGACAAAAATATTAAAGAATAGAAAACGTCAAAAATGTGTGGAGTGTTCTACAGCTAACACGATGAAACAATAAACATTCAAACTCAACCCTCTTTGATCGATTTCAAAGGAGAATTACATGTTTTTTTTAGCTTCTACAATTGACCCCTAATTGACAAATAGGCAGCTTTGCAGGTACGAAGCTGTGATTTTTCAGTACTCTTCTTCAATTAATTTTGTGGTTTTCTGATTAGTTAGTGTAGAGTAgccaaaaaaaaaaacataaacttTGCTTTCAATTGCAAGCAACAATTCGATAGGACACTGGACACGACACATAGCCGAATAGACAGATGATCATTTTTTTCTGGTATGTGAGGTTATGCAATATAATATTGACTATAGATCATTGATTATTCATTTTAGATTCAATGGGTGATATTTTGAAGTTGTGGGCAGCGAGGGTTTCTAAAATTAAAGCTTCTACATCCGTAGAAAACCGGCCTTCCAATTTCGATCCAGAAAGAAGCAATCAAGTTGAAGTGGAGACTCTGACTCGCACCCCTGTCCTTAGCCCTTCCTCTTCTAATGAACAGAACATTCCAACGTCTTCTTGTCCCCCGAGACTTGGAACTGATTTAGCTTTACTACCTGCTGATCCCGGAGAAAGGAAGCCAATCTTGTCATATCCTCTCAGTGAACGTGATGACATAATAAGGGCATATATTCAAAGAGGTCCGTTTCAACCCTGAAATCATAATTTTCCGAAAACTTACACGAGTGGAAGGAATCGTCATTTTAGTGTGCATTGGTTTGATTTATATGGTAAGTGGTTGGAATATAGCATAAAGCTAGGTGCCGCATTTTGTCTCTATTGTTACTTGTTTAAGAAAGAAAGTTTGGGTCATGGTGGTGGGGATGCATTTTCAACTAAAGGGTTTAAGGGTTGGAACAACATAGAGAGACTTAAAAAGCATGTCGGTGGACCTTCTAGTGTTCATAATAGTTTCTCCAAGAAGTGTGAAGTTCTTATGATGCAAAAGCATCATCTTCGAACATATGTAGAAAAGCAAGATGATCAAATGAGGAATGCTTATCGGATTCGTTTAAATGCATCGATTGATATTGCGAGATTGGTTTTACAATGTGGCTTGCCATTTAGAGGTCATGATGAAAGCGAATCTTCAAGTAAGAAGGGAAACTTTCTTACTTTCTTGACTTGGTATTCAAAGCGTGTTGATAAAGTTGGTGCAGTAACCTTGAAAAATGCTCCACAAAATTCACAAATGATTTATCCTAGTATCCAAAAAGACATTGTTAATGCATGTGCTCATGAAACAATTAAAGCTATTCTTGAGGACCTTGGAGATGACTACTTTGCTATATTGTTGATGAGTCCCGAGATGTGTCTCACACAGAACAAATGGCTCTTGTTTTGAGATATGTTGATAGAAGAGGATTTGTGATGGAGAGACTTCTCGGCATTGTTCATGTGAGTCAAACTTCTGCTTTGTCACTCAAGGAATCTATTTATTCTTTACTTTATCAACACTCATTAAGTCCATGTCGAATACGTGGCCAAGGCTATGATGGAGCTAGTAATATGCAAGGGCATTTGAGTGGCTTGAAAACTTTGATTATGGATGATTCAAAATCCGCACATTGTGTTCATTGCTTTGC
The sequence above is drawn from the Rutidosis leptorrhynchoides isolate AG116_Rl617_1_P2 unplaced genomic scaffold, CSIRO_AGI_Rlap_v1 contig206, whole genome shotgun sequence genome and encodes:
- the LOC139881886 gene encoding uncharacterized protein yields the protein MGDILKLWAARVSKIKASTSVENRPSNFDPERSNQVEVETLTRTPVLSPSSSNEQNIPTSSCPPRLGTDLALLPADPGERKPILSYPLSERDDIIRAYIQRGAAFCLYCYLFKKESLGHGGGDAFSTKGFKGWNNIERLKKHVGGPSSVHNSFSKKCEVLMMQKHHLRTYVEKQDDQMRNAYRIRLNASIDIARLVLQCGLPFRGHDESESSSKKGNFLTFLTWYSKRVDKVGAVTLKNAPQNSQMIYPSIQKDIVNACAHETIKAILEDLGDDYFAILLMSPEMCLTQNKWLLF